A DNA window from Chryseobacterium sp. MEBOG06 contains the following coding sequences:
- a CDS encoding prolyl-tRNA synthetase yields MKRNIHKNLLDLLRSKGILAVAGGLLLVSCGAQMGGYSETDGVYYDPNKDTLPEGVIINDSGNRVGEYYDYYQDSNVIQNAEANSREQQNRYSEWSGTNTNWGSNATDSDWGLYSGSQTNYYDNSWGSPYGWYGGYSPYWGWNRGWGWGANMSWGWGGSFGWGWGGSIGWGSPYWGGYYDPFWGGYYGNPYWGYGGGYWGNGYYNRPIYRRSGISGGGFQNTGINNAVYRTNTANSGFRNNNNNGGFRNTNSGGFRDGNSNGGFRQQGNTGGFRNSNSGGFRGTQPNNGGFRNSVPQSRPDYQQSQPRYNNNGGFRSNDSGGFRSSGGFNSGGGGFRGGSGGGGGGMRSGGGRGGFR; encoded by the coding sequence ATGAAAAGAAATATACATAAAAATTTGCTTGATCTGCTAAGATCCAAAGGGATTCTGGCAGTAGCAGGCGGATTATTGCTTGTGTCTTGTGGTGCTCAGATGGGAGGGTATAGCGAGACAGATGGGGTGTATTACGACCCTAACAAGGATACGCTACCTGAAGGAGTTATCATTAATGATAGCGGTAACAGAGTAGGTGAATATTATGACTATTATCAGGATTCCAATGTAATTCAAAATGCAGAAGCGAATTCCAGAGAACAGCAAAACAGATATAGCGAATGGAGTGGAACCAATACGAACTGGGGTTCCAATGCCACAGATTCTGATTGGGGACTGTATTCAGGTTCCCAAACCAACTACTATGACAACTCATGGGGATCTCCATATGGATGGTATGGAGGATATAGTCCCTATTGGGGCTGGAACCGAGGCTGGGGCTGGGGTGCTAATATGTCCTGGGGTTGGGGCGGATCATTTGGATGGGGCTGGGGCGGCTCTATTGGATGGGGAAGTCCTTACTGGGGCGGATATTATGATCCGTTCTGGGGTGGTTACTACGGAAACCCTTATTGGGGGTACGGAGGAGGCTACTGGGGTAATGGTTACTACAATAGACCTATATACAGAAGAAGTGGAATTAGTGGAGGAGGATTCCAGAATACCGGTATAAACAATGCGGTGTACAGAACCAATACGGCTAATTCAGGATTCAGAAATAACAATAATAACGGAGGATTCAGAAACACAAATAGTGGAGGTTTCAGAGATGGTAACTCAAACGGAGGATTCAGACAGCAGGGTAACACCGGAGGATTCAGAAATAGTAATTCCGGAGGTTTCAGAGGTACACAGCCTAATAATGGCGGATTCCGTAATTCAGTTCCTCAGTCAAGACCTGACTATCAGCAATCTCAGCCAAGATATAATAATAATGGAGGCTTCAGATCCAATGATTCCGGAGGTTTCAGATCCAGCGGAGGTTTTAATTCCGGTGGCGGCGGCTTCAGAGGCGGCTCTGGCGGCGGAGGCGGCGGAATGAGATCTGGCGGCGGAAGAGGCGGCTTTAGATAA
- a CDS encoding OmpP1/FadL family transporter: MSISAAFFAQAQDVSVIRNTVEAYSSTPMIGTAKFNAMAGSNGALGGDANSLLTNPAGLGVAISGEVSGTLSIAGNKNSSSMAGSTLNYSKTRGDLGNAGGIIAFPLMSETGWKFINIGINFSNQSLDNVIQSPGNSNIIYDFDIADPTKGASMAGHSYERYGNLSKMSFGVGANYNHNLYIGAGLNFFNATIDQYDTLGYRNLMNNSVELFSKQDTPYSERSSGFSASVGVIGKLSPNFRLGASLETPTFWSIDRNYNFYNDPNYGDDIGAENRKFTSPLKATVSAAFVASKNFSLNVDYTLGLTKPDYKVYGSAERELNDFFKDNYKNLSEVRVGAEYRVKQFRLRGGYAYQSSPFDALTISRFNDAGVAGDQSYSNLMLSDRNTASLGIGYDFKSFYVDASYQNITSKYSNPFMRGYMGDNFDTSYYSAKNIAQSDSYAVSDVKSTRNNFFLTVGWKF, from the coding sequence ATGAGTATTTCTGCTGCATTTTTTGCGCAGGCTCAGGATGTTTCTGTAATAAGAAATACTGTGGAAGCTTACTCAAGTACTCCTATGATAGGAACTGCCAAGTTCAATGCGATGGCTGGATCTAATGGAGCATTAGGAGGAGATGCCAACTCTTTACTGACAAACCCTGCGGGGTTGGGAGTTGCTATTTCTGGCGAGGTTTCGGGAACTTTATCTATTGCAGGGAATAAGAACAGCAGTTCTATGGCTGGTTCTACATTAAATTATAGCAAGACAAGAGGAGATCTTGGAAATGCAGGTGGGATTATTGCTTTTCCGTTGATGAGTGAGACAGGATGGAAGTTTATTAATATTGGTATTAATTTTTCCAATCAGTCCCTTGATAACGTAATTCAGTCACCGGGTAACAGTAATATAATTTATGATTTTGATATTGCTGACCCTACAAAAGGCGCTTCAATGGCTGGGCACTCCTATGAAAGATATGGGAACTTGTCTAAGATGAGTTTTGGGGTAGGTGCAAATTACAATCATAATCTTTATATTGGTGCAGGATTGAACTTTTTCAATGCAACAATAGATCAGTATGATACTCTGGGATACAGAAACCTTATGAATAATTCTGTAGAATTGTTCAGTAAGCAAGATACTCCTTACTCTGAAAGATCTTCAGGTTTTTCAGCTTCAGTAGGGGTTATTGGAAAGCTGAGTCCTAATTTCAGACTTGGAGCGTCTCTTGAAACTCCTACATTCTGGAGTATAGACAGAAATTATAACTTCTATAATGATCCTAATTACGGAGATGATATAGGAGCTGAAAACAGAAAGTTCACTTCTCCGCTTAAAGCAACGGTAAGTGCTGCATTTGTAGCAAGTAAAAACTTCTCGTTGAACGTAGACTATACATTAGGACTTACAAAGCCTGATTATAAAGTGTACGGTTCTGCAGAAAGAGAACTGAATGATTTCTTTAAAGACAATTATAAGAACCTTTCAGAAGTAAGAGTCGGAGCTGAATATAGAGTAAAACAATTCAGATTAAGAGGCGGATATGCTTACCAGTCAAGTCCGTTTGATGCCCTTACAATCAGCAGATTTAATGATGCCGGTGTTGCAGGCGATCAGTCATACAGTAATCTGATGCTGAGCGATAGAAATACTGCTTCATTGGGGATAGGATATGATTTCAAATCATTCTATGTTGATGCTTCTTATCAGAACATTACTTCCAAGTACAGCAATCCTTTTATGAGAGGGTATATGGGAGATAATTTTGATACCTCTTACTATTCAGCAAAAAATATCGCTCAAAGTGATTCTTATGCAGTAAGTGATGTAAAAAGCACCAGAAATAATTTCTTCCTTACTGTAGGATGGAAGTTCTAA
- a CDS encoding ZIP family metal transporter gives MTVLLLILSVIAGVFLGKHFGKKEKLAKNLLILSAGFLITICLNEVFPQVYTSTEGSSLGIFVIAGVLLQMILEALTKGFEHGHFHHHNEHNILPVALMVGLFIHAFIEGIPLANEQHQLSPYLLGILFHNLPISFILGAFLFNGKKDSKSTSYPSLLIVALFALASPMGMLLGNYFNPNLQPYFLAIVGGIFLHISSVIIFESNKNHNIDWVKIGLVVLGVSLALVMHLFHQHPEAHVH, from the coding sequence ATAACAGTACTTTTACTGATTTTAAGTGTTATAGCCGGAGTATTTCTGGGAAAGCACTTTGGTAAAAAAGAAAAACTGGCCAAAAACCTGTTGATATTAAGTGCCGGTTTTTTGATTACAATCTGCCTTAATGAAGTTTTCCCGCAAGTTTACACTTCTACAGAAGGCAGCAGTCTTGGAATATTCGTCATCGCAGGAGTTCTTCTTCAGATGATTCTTGAAGCCCTTACCAAAGGTTTTGAACATGGACATTTCCATCATCATAACGAGCACAACATCCTTCCCGTTGCTCTAATGGTGGGCCTTTTTATTCATGCATTTATAGAAGGTATTCCTCTTGCCAATGAGCAGCACCAACTGTCCCCGTATCTTTTAGGAATTTTATTTCATAATCTTCCTATTTCATTTATTCTGGGAGCATTTTTGTTCAACGGAAAAAAGGATTCAAAAAGTACATCTTATCCTTCTCTTCTGATTGTTGCTTTATTTGCATTGGCTTCCCCAATGGGAATGCTATTGGGAAACTATTTCAATCCCAATCTTCAGCCTTATTTTCTGGCCATCGTAGGTGGAATTTTTCTGCATATTTCATCTGTGATCATTTTTGAAAGTAATAAAAATCATAATATTGACTGGGTAAAAATCGGACTGGTGGTACTGGGTGTTTCCCTTGCATTGGTAATGCATCTTTTCCATCAGCATCCTGAAGCTCACGTTCACTAA
- a CDS encoding class I SAM-dependent DNA methyltransferase, whose amino-acid sequence MEWFESWFDTPYYHLLYSNRDYTEAENFITKLTADLQLPPQSKIIDLACGKGRHSVFLNKLGYDVLGLDLSRQSIESDKQYENQTLIFEVHDMRNPIDADPMDAVFNLFTSFGYFDNENDDKKVFQSVYNALKPGGYFVLDYLNEAYVRNTLVPETTVNRGDIDFKILKKIEGRHIIKDIRFETDGKPFHFFEKVKLHPLEAIHAYASECGFERIKIWGDYQLNEFNKESSPRCINLFKKK is encoded by the coding sequence ATGGAATGGTTTGAATCTTGGTTTGATACCCCTTATTATCATTTGCTCTATAGTAACAGAGACTACACTGAAGCCGAAAACTTCATTACAAAGCTTACTGCGGACCTTCAGCTTCCGCCTCAGTCCAAAATCATAGATCTTGCCTGTGGAAAGGGAAGACACTCTGTTTTTCTCAATAAACTAGGGTACGATGTCCTAGGATTGGATCTTTCAAGACAAAGTATTGAGTCTGATAAACAATATGAAAATCAAACACTGATTTTTGAAGTTCATGACATGAGAAACCCCATTGACGCAGATCCAATGGATGCTGTTTTCAATTTGTTTACAAGCTTCGGATACTTTGATAACGAGAATGACGACAAAAAAGTCTTCCAGTCGGTTTATAATGCATTAAAGCCAGGAGGATATTTTGTATTGGATTATCTGAATGAAGCTTATGTGAGAAATACTTTAGTTCCCGAAACCACCGTTAACAGGGGTGATATTGATTTTAAAATTCTGAAAAAAATCGAAGGCAGGCATATTATTAAAGATATCCGCTTCGAAACAGATGGAAAGCCTTTTCATTTCTTTGAAAAAGTAAAACTTCATCCATTGGAGGCAATTCATGCATATGCTTCAGAATGTGGTTTTGAAAGAATAAAAATCTGGGGAGACTATCAGCTTAACGAATTTAATAAGGAAAGCTCTCCGCGTTGCATCAATTTATTTAAGAAAAAATAA
- a CDS encoding class I SAM-dependent RNA methyltransferase — MDTENIKIQIKTFFGLEPILAEEIKKLGGKNVEIKNRAVNCEGDLGFLYKINYSARTALKILVPIHEFKAFNQHQFYDRLFKFEWENFMDVEQSFSIDATVNSETFKHSQFVTLKMKDAIVDYFQEKFKRRPNVETRDPDIKFHLHIDRELVMISMDSSGDALFKRGYRKEQGEAPINEVLASGMLQLAGWDGKGNFLDPMCGSGTLLIEAAMIAMDLPAQIFRKRFGFQNWKNYDADLFAKIKEFRINRVRQFDGKIVGYDIDSKMLNAARTNVEAAEMEDVIEIKRQDFFESKKELFPLLMVFNPPYDERISINDDDFYKKIGDTFKTHYPNTLAWLISSDLEAVKKIGLRPSRKIKLFNGKLETRFLQYEMYEGTKKVHKLEGNKD; from the coding sequence ATGGATACAGAAAATATCAAAATACAGATAAAGACATTCTTCGGATTGGAGCCAATTCTTGCTGAAGAAATCAAAAAATTGGGCGGAAAAAACGTCGAAATTAAAAACAGAGCGGTAAATTGTGAAGGAGATCTTGGTTTTCTTTATAAAATTAATTATTCTGCGAGAACGGCATTGAAAATTTTGGTGCCTATCCATGAGTTCAAAGCTTTTAACCAGCATCAGTTTTATGACAGACTATTCAAATTTGAGTGGGAGAATTTTATGGATGTGGAACAGTCTTTCTCTATTGACGCAACGGTAAACTCTGAAACTTTCAAGCATTCACAGTTTGTAACTTTGAAGATGAAAGATGCCATTGTGGATTATTTCCAGGAAAAATTCAAAAGACGTCCGAATGTAGAAACCAGAGATCCGGATATTAAATTCCACCTTCATATCGATAGAGAGCTTGTCATGATTTCTATGGATTCTTCTGGAGATGCTTTATTTAAAAGAGGATATAGAAAAGAACAGGGTGAGGCTCCTATTAATGAAGTTCTTGCAAGTGGAATGCTTCAGCTGGCAGGTTGGGACGGAAAAGGAAATTTCCTTGATCCTATGTGCGGCTCAGGAACATTATTGATTGAAGCGGCAATGATCGCTATGGATCTTCCTGCTCAGATTTTCAGAAAGAGATTTGGGTTCCAGAACTGGAAAAATTATGACGCGGACTTATTCGCAAAAATTAAAGAATTCAGAATAAACAGAGTCAGACAGTTTGATGGGAAAATTGTAGGATACGATATTGATTCAAAAATGCTTAATGCAGCAAGAACAAATGTGGAGGCTGCAGAAATGGAAGATGTGATCGAGATCAAAAGGCAGGATTTCTTTGAGTCTAAAAAAGAACTTTTCCCATTATTAATGGTATTCAATCCTCCATACGACGAGAGAATTTCCATCAATGATGATGATTTTTACAAAAAAATTGGAGATACTTTCAAAACACATTACCCGAATACACTGGCATGGCTGATTTCTTCTGATCTGGAAGCTGTGAAGAAAATTGGATTACGCCCTTCAAGAAAGATCAAACTTTTCAACGGAAAGCTTGAAACAAGATTTTTACAGTACGAAATGTATGAAGGAACGAAGAAAGTACATAAACTGGAAGGTAATAAAGACTAG
- a CDS encoding helix-turn-helix domain-containing protein gives MDFQIQYLTPDIKLSSFDDRLFKTEAVFEYHMLVWFISGETKIIQADKTYLFKAGDIFLIPRNHLSTIINYPKDGLPHKAVVMHLTTERLKQFYGSIDYQHKNGHRESCIYSFGSQPLLRSCLASLIPYFEIEGPFPENIAHLKITEAISILRETNPDIDGILTDFDEPGKVDLINFMEKNYMFNMPLERFGYLTGRSLSTFNRDFRKIYQITPQRWLTRKRLELAYYHLSEKNKKPSDVFLEVGFEDLSHFSHAFKKQYGFAPSLTR, from the coding sequence ATGGATTTCCAGATTCAATATCTCACACCGGACATCAAGCTTTCAAGCTTTGATGACAGATTATTCAAAACAGAAGCGGTCTTTGAATATCATATGCTGGTTTGGTTCATATCAGGAGAAACTAAAATTATTCAGGCCGATAAAACCTATCTGTTTAAAGCAGGAGATATTTTCCTGATCCCCAGAAACCACCTTTCAACCATTATCAATTATCCGAAAGACGGACTTCCTCATAAAGCAGTGGTCATGCATCTAACCACAGAACGGCTGAAACAGTTTTATGGTTCTATTGATTACCAGCATAAAAATGGGCATCGTGAATCCTGTATTTACAGCTTCGGCAGCCAACCCCTTTTGAGAAGCTGCCTGGCTTCACTTATTCCTTATTTTGAGATAGAAGGTCCCTTTCCTGAAAACATTGCGCATTTAAAAATCACTGAAGCCATAAGTATTTTAAGAGAAACAAACCCTGATATAGATGGTATTCTTACTGATTTTGATGAACCTGGAAAAGTTGATCTGATCAACTTTATGGAAAAGAATTATATGTTCAATATGCCTTTGGAACGGTTTGGGTATCTTACAGGAAGAAGCTTATCTACCTTTAACCGGGATTTCAGGAAAATTTATCAGATAACGCCACAACGCTGGCTGACCCGGAAACGTTTGGAACTGGCGTATTATCATTTATCAGAAAAGAATAAAAAACCATCTGATGTCTTTCTGGAAGTCGGTTTTGAAGATCTTTCTCATTTTTCACACGCTTTTAAAAAACAGTATGGTTTTGCTCCTTCACTGACCAGATAA
- a CDS encoding SDR family NAD(P)-dependent oxidoreductase: MKHTINPLQQPLNSGFNAYSTAQEVIKGTDLTGKTVIITGGYAGIGLETTKTLISAGAHVIIPARDIEKAEKNLSGIENIELEKMDLMDSASIDSFAEKFMASGKKLDILINNAGIMWVPLRRDSRGFESQLATNYLGQFQLTAKLWPALKKANGARVINVSSYGHQMAPFDFEDPNFEKREYESLSGYGQSKTACNLFSVELDERGKKFNVRAYSLHPGSVYGTDLGREEPIELFKQLGTHDREGNIKPEVEAKLKTIQQGAATTVWCSVSPQLENVGGVYCENCDIAEIDKGQIEHRFDEPATIRGVQPYSIDKNNAQELWKLTENMLDVQFDTK; this comes from the coding sequence ATGAAACATACTATCAATCCGTTGCAACAGCCTCTAAACTCAGGCTTCAACGCATACTCTACAGCTCAGGAAGTCATAAAAGGAACCGACCTTACCGGGAAAACAGTCATTATCACAGGAGGCTACGCAGGAATTGGCCTGGAGACCACAAAAACACTTATTTCTGCAGGAGCACATGTCATTATTCCTGCAAGAGATATTGAAAAAGCAGAAAAAAATCTTTCCGGAATTGAAAATATTGAGCTCGAAAAAATGGACCTGATGGATTCCGCATCCATCGATAGCTTTGCTGAAAAATTCATGGCCTCCGGTAAAAAACTAGATATTCTCATTAATAATGCAGGTATCATGTGGGTTCCCCTGCGCAGGGACAGCAGAGGTTTTGAGTCTCAGCTTGCTACGAATTACTTAGGACAGTTTCAGCTTACAGCAAAACTGTGGCCAGCTCTTAAAAAAGCAAACGGGGCAAGAGTTATCAATGTTTCTTCCTATGGCCACCAGATGGCTCCCTTTGATTTTGAAGATCCCAATTTTGAAAAAAGAGAGTATGAAAGCCTTTCAGGATACGGGCAATCTAAAACAGCCTGTAATCTTTTTTCTGTAGAACTTGATGAAAGAGGAAAAAAATTCAATGTCAGAGCTTACTCTCTTCATCCTGGTTCCGTATATGGTACTGACTTGGGAAGAGAAGAGCCTATTGAGCTTTTTAAACAACTGGGAACTCATGATAGAGAAGGAAATATCAAACCGGAAGTTGAAGCAAAATTAAAAACAATTCAGCAAGGTGCTGCCACTACAGTATGGTGCTCAGTAAGTCCTCAACTTGAAAATGTGGGAGGAGTCTACTGTGAAAATTGTGATATCGCTGAGATTGATAAAGGACAGATTGAGCACAGATTTGATGAACCTGCCACCATACGCGGTGTACAGCCCTATTCTATTGATAAGAATAACGCACAAGAGTTATGGAAATTAACAGAAAATATGCTGGATGTTCAGTTTGACACGAAATAA
- a CDS encoding glycosyltransferase, with protein sequence MKPTISIVVAIYNRKDELFELLTSLTQQTDREFEIIIVDDGSLVDLKPTIKNFEESLDIKYFKKDNSGPGLSRNYGAARAANEWLVFVDSDVIVEKDYIEHIKNDILTIPCDAFGGADKAHKGFNLMQKAISYSMTSVFTTGGIRGSKKAVSKFQPRSFNMGVKKAVFEKVGGFSEMRIGEDPDLSMTLWENGFTTAFFDNIAVYHKRRVDFGKFSKQVFQFGCARPILNQRHPNYVKISFAFPSLFMLGYIMGFLEYFITGRGIILAFYGLYTFLVLFHALLLTKNISIAGMAVISTYIQMFSYGYGFLKSWILLNVFRMKPEEAFPTHYYKK encoded by the coding sequence TTGAAGCCTACTATTTCCATTGTTGTTGCTATTTACAACCGAAAAGATGAACTTTTCGAGTTGCTGACCTCTTTGACCCAACAGACTGATAGAGAATTTGAAATCATTATTGTGGATGATGGTTCTCTGGTTGATCTCAAGCCTACGATAAAGAATTTTGAGGAAAGTCTGGATATTAAATATTTCAAAAAAGATAATTCAGGACCTGGACTTTCGAGAAATTATGGGGCAGCAAGAGCAGCCAACGAATGGCTGGTTTTTGTAGACAGTGACGTGATCGTTGAGAAAGATTATATTGAACATATTAAAAATGATATTCTGACAATTCCTTGTGATGCATTCGGAGGAGCTGATAAGGCACACAAAGGATTTAACCTGATGCAGAAAGCAATTTCCTATTCCATGACTTCTGTTTTTACAACCGGAGGAATCAGAGGAAGCAAGAAAGCTGTTTCAAAATTTCAGCCCAGAAGTTTTAATATGGGAGTGAAGAAAGCTGTTTTTGAGAAAGTAGGCGGATTTTCAGAAATGAGAATAGGCGAGGACCCGGATTTATCTATGACCCTTTGGGAAAACGGATTTACAACAGCTTTTTTTGATAATATTGCAGTATATCATAAGCGCAGGGTGGATTTTGGAAAATTCTCTAAGCAGGTCTTTCAGTTTGGCTGTGCCAGACCAATTCTTAACCAGCGGCATCCTAATTATGTAAAGATTTCTTTTGCATTTCCTAGTTTATTTATGTTAGGCTATATCATGGGGTTTTTGGAGTATTTTATTACAGGGAGAGGGATTATCCTTGCTTTCTATGGTTTGTACACCTTTTTGGTGCTTTTCCATGCTTTATTATTAACTAAAAATATAAGTATTGCAGGGATGGCCGTAATTTCCACTTATATTCAGATGTTTTCGTATGGTTATGGTTTTTTAAAGTCATGGATTCTTTTGAATGTTTTCAGAATGAAGCCTGAAGAAGCTTTTCCTACTCATTATTATAAAAAATAA
- a CDS encoding aminotransferase class I/II-fold pyridoxal phosphate-dependent enzyme, translated as MENFNAANEIQDLQYFGEFGGVNPSISDSSTYTFLSAKTMFDTFEGNAEGCYLYSRHSSPMNLYLGQALAKMENTESANVTASGMGAITSVLMQVCKSGDHIISSRTIYGGTYAFLKNFMPQFNVATTFVDINNFDSIENAITSTTKVIYCESVSNPLLEVADLRKLSEICKKHNLKLIVDNTFSPLSISPQLFGADVVIHSLTKFINGSSDTVGGVYCGTQAFIDDTKNVNSGACMLLGPTMDSLRSSSILKNLRTLHIRIKQHSHNAMYLAERFEKDGLKVSYPGLPSHKNHELMASMIDQEYGYGGLLTLDAGTTEKANELMEMMQAENLGYLAVSLGFYKTLFSCSGKSTSSEIPEEERASIGISDGLIRFSIGLDHDIKRTYHKMKECMLKVGVLNHENISIS; from the coding sequence ATGGAAAACTTTAACGCAGCCAATGAGATCCAGGATCTTCAGTATTTTGGGGAATTCGGAGGAGTAAACCCTTCTATTTCTGACAGTTCTACCTATACTTTTCTTTCCGCAAAGACGATGTTTGATACTTTCGAAGGCAACGCCGAAGGATGTTATCTGTACTCCAGACATTCATCACCAATGAACCTTTATCTGGGACAGGCTCTTGCAAAAATGGAAAATACAGAATCCGCCAATGTGACGGCATCCGGAATGGGCGCTATTACTTCTGTTTTGATGCAGGTGTGCAAAAGTGGAGACCATATTATTTCAAGCCGCACTATCTATGGAGGTACGTATGCTTTTCTTAAAAACTTCATGCCTCAGTTTAATGTAGCAACCACTTTTGTTGATATCAATAATTTTGATTCTATCGAAAATGCCATCACTTCTACCACTAAAGTTATTTACTGTGAAAGTGTAAGCAACCCGCTTCTTGAAGTGGCGGATCTTAGAAAACTTTCTGAAATCTGTAAGAAGCATAATTTGAAACTGATTGTTGACAATACCTTTTCCCCTCTTTCCATTTCTCCTCAGCTATTTGGAGCAGATGTCGTTATTCATAGTTTAACGAAATTCATCAATGGCAGCAGTGATACCGTGGGTGGTGTATATTGCGGAACCCAGGCATTTATCGATGATACTAAAAATGTAAACTCCGGGGCATGTATGCTTCTTGGTCCTACGATGGACAGCTTAAGATCATCAAGTATTTTAAAAAACTTAAGAACATTACATATCAGAATAAAGCAGCACAGCCACAATGCAATGTACCTTGCTGAAAGATTCGAAAAAGATGGTTTAAAAGTATCTTATCCGGGATTGCCTTCTCATAAAAATCATGAATTAATGGCAAGTATGATTGACCAGGAGTACGGATACGGAGGATTACTGACTCTGGATGCCGGAACGACGGAAAAAGCCAACGAGCTGATGGAAATGATGCAGGCAGAAAATCTGGGTTACCTGGCGGTAAGCTTAGGGTTCTACAAAACTTTATTCTCTTGCTCAGGAAAATCTACCTCTTCTGAAATTCCGGAAGAAGAACGTGCTTCCATAGGGATCTCTGACGGACTGATCAGATTTTCTATCGGCTTAGATCACGACATCAAAAGAACCTATCATAAGATGAAAGAATGCATGCTGAAAGTAGGCGTTCTTAACCATGAAAACATTTCTATATCTTAA